A region of the Oceanispirochaeta sp. genome:
CCATCCTGAGAAACAGTGACATAATCTTTGATGTGATCTTATCAAGAGCCATAATTGAAATACCCACTGTAAAATGGGACTATGTCAATGAGAAGACCGGCTATCTCAGGATTATTCAGTTTACTCCCTATACAACCGAGCGAGTTGAAGAAGCCCTTAGAAATTTTAGAAAAAAGAACGTCGCTTCGGTCATCATTGATGTCAGAAGCAACCCGGGAGGACTTCTCAATTCTGTTGTTGACATCAGTGATTTTTTCTTTGATAACGGAACCATCGTCAGCACTCGATCAAGAATTCCCGGCGAAAATGAAATTTTCAAGGCAAAATCAGGAACCCTTGTCACTGATGACATGGATTTATTTGTCATTATTGATAACGGATCTGCCTCGGCTTCAGAAATCCTGACTGGCGTTCTGAAGGATAGGGGAAGAGCCACAATCGTTGGACAGACAACCTATGGGAAGGGTTCGGTTCAGCAGATGCTGATGCTTGGTAACAGTGCGATTAAACTGACCATGGCCCGATATTATACACCCAGCGGAGTCAATATTGATAAGACCGGTATAGAACCGGATATTCTTGTTGAGGACAAAGAACTCAGTGAAAAGGACCTACTGGATTATAAAATCCTGCTGGAAGAAAATCGAATCGGATTATTTATTGATAAGGACAAAAATCCCAGCGGGGAGAAAATTGATAATTATATCAGTGCCCTCCGGGATGAAGGAATTCAGCTGGATATTCAATTCCTCAGGATTATGATCAGGAATGAAAAAAACCGCCGCATGGATAATCCTCCGATTTTCGATATAGAATATGATGAATCCCTGAAAAAAGTCATGGAACTGATTAAGGACTGATTATGAGTTTTTACACAGAGTTTATCAAAATCTTTCTTGTACCGACCTCAAAAGGGATAAAGTGAAACAACTATTGGTTGCAGGAAAACTCAGTACTGGAAAAAAAGAAACTCTAAGAGCTGAGGAGTTTCACTATCTTTGCCGGGTCAGGAGGTCTAAAAAGGGAGAATCCATTGAACTGAGCGACTCCACTTCCACCCGGTACAGTTGCAAAATTTCAGAAATTATGGAAGATTGCTGCATCATTGAAATCGGAGAAATTCTCGAGAGAAAGGTCCGCCCCTACTCCATTCACCTGTATCTATGTCTCTGTAAAGGTAAAAAACAGGATCTGATGATCCGGCAGGCTACTGAAGCCGGCTCCGACAGTATCACTCTTTTAGACAGTACCTACTCTCAGGTCAAATACGTAAAAGGAAGCAAGGAAGATCACAAGTATGACCGATGGCGAAAAATTATTAAGGAAGCGCAACAACAAAGCGGTTCCTCTGTAAATACGATTCTGAAGCCTTTCATTTCGTTTCAGGACCTTCCTGAAATTCAAAATAATCGGTCGTCAGGCTTTTTCTGTCATCAGGAAAAAATGGGTGAAAACAGTCTTGATGAGCTTAAAAATAATTGTGATGAAATTCATCTAGTCATTGGCTCCGAGGGCGGATTGTCTACCTCAGAAATTGAAATTATGAAAAATAAGGGCTTCTCTTCTCTCTATCTGGGTGAAAGTGTCCTACGTGCCGAGACGGCAAGTCTATTTGCACTGGCTGTCCTTATCGCGACCATGGAGATCATTTAATGTATCAAAATAAAAGAATCAGCATCCTTCATATCCCCATTGATATGCTCACAGAAGATGAGATGGATCAGGCTGTGAAAGATCTTCTGGAGGAAGAACAATCCTGTCAAATCTGTTTAATCAGCTATGCCGATATAATGAAGGCTCAGTTCAATAGGGAGTACATGGATTGTCTCCGTTCATCAAGACTCAACATTCCCATTACAACTACCCTGACATTTGCGGCAAAATATTTGAAACGGGAGAAACCTCCCATTTCAAACCCCTTTACACTTGTCATACGCCTGCTTGGTGTTTTGGAACGTAATGGAAAATCAATCTATATTCTTGGATCCAGAAAGAAAAATATACTCAAATCAGAGTCTAATCTAAAAGCCTCATTTCCAGGACTGCATATTGTTGGCCGCTACTCCGGAAAATTTTCGCAGCAGGAAGAAAAAAATATTATAATGGCCGTCAGAAAGTCTGCACCCTCCCTGCTCCTGACGGGAAAAGGCTTAAAGGGCAATAACCTCTGGATCTATAGAAACAGAAATCAATTTCCCGCAGGCTTGACCCTCTGGGGAAAGACCTGCTTTGAAGTATTCTCCGGCAGGAAGAATAAGCCTGTGAACTCTACATCAGGACAAATTGTCAGAAAAAGTATTTTATCCATCATTCTCCCCTGGAAGATTCTCAGCTACATCTTGTTTTTTTTATTCCTCACAATAGAAAAGATCAAAAACCGGTAAATCTTGCTGATAATGAGCAATAATGATAGGATCAGCCCATGCTAAATGTTAAAATAATTCTCAGGATTTTGAATCCTGAAAATACAGTACGCTACCTTTATTTCCTTTTTCTAACAGCATTCATACCCTTTTTGGATTGCTATATTATTCTCCTGACAGCCCGTTATATGGGAGAGTATTTATTTCTAGCCCTTCTGATAGCCTTCAGTCTGGCCGGTTTTTTCTTATCCATATACATTGTCAAAAAAAACCTTTTCATCATCCGTACGAACACAGAAAACCATTACTTTTCTGAATATTATTATAATATGTTTCCCGGGACCCTCTTTGTTTCATTTTTTCTGATTATGCCCGGAATTTTCGGCTCTTTGGTTGCACTGATCCTGTGCATTCCCTATTTCCGATATAAATGGGGCCTTGTAATCTCCTCTTTTTTAAGAATTGATTGGAAAGAAATTCACGAATTTATAAATGTTATTGATTGATAAGACTTTATCAAATATAATATTAACTTTACAATAGCATACAAAGGATTACTATATGGTTGTTCTTTCCTCTCTTGGTGATTCGAATTTCCAACAACTCCTTTCCCTCCTCCCACCTCATATTCATGTCCGCAATCTTAAAGTTTTAAGTCGGGAAGAAATACATAAAACCCAACCGGATCTTCTTTTCCTGGAGGCCTCTTTTTTTATTGACCCTGTCTCATCTTTAAATTCAGCACCTGGATTTCCTGAGAATATTATCATCTGGGGATGTGAAGGAGATGACATCAGACAAATCATCCCCCTAGTCGAGCAGGGGATTCACTACTGCTCCTACCCCATAGAGAAAGAACACTTATCTGATTTCCTACTGATGAAGAGCACTCCGGTGCAGTCTGAGAAGAATGAATATCCTGACATGGGCATTATTGGGACCAGCAAGGCAATTTGTGATGTTAGAAAAGTCATCAAAAA
Encoded here:
- a CDS encoding FxsA family protein, with protein sequence MLNVKIILRILNPENTVRYLYFLFLTAFIPFLDCYIILLTARYMGEYLFLALLIAFSLAGFFLSIYIVKKNLFIIRTNTENHYFSEYYYNMFPGTLFVSFFLIMPGIFGSLVALILCIPYFRYKWGLVISSFLRIDWKEIHEFINVID
- a CDS encoding S41 family peptidase, which produces MKRKSERVLWVSVTLSLLLALTVIILAPTVSAQSSSLGTENYLRLFETAYYLILRNYVDEVPPEQLFQGAMKGLFESLDDPYSLYLNEDELQSLTDTTSGQFGGVGLYISKDVFDESNANGRKPYVEVVSPIEGTPAYRAGIHSGDYIYKIDGKSAKDLSTDEVSNLLRGPAGTDVTVTILRNSDIIFDVILSRAIIEIPTVKWDYVNEKTGYLRIIQFTPYTTERVEEALRNFRKKNVASVIIDVRSNPGGLLNSVVDISDFFFDNGTIVSTRSRIPGENEIFKAKSGTLVTDDMDLFVIIDNGSASASEILTGVLKDRGRATIVGQTTYGKGSVQQMLMLGNSAIKLTMARYYTPSGVNIDKTGIEPDILVEDKELSEKDLLDYKILLEENRIGLFIDKDKNPSGEKIDNYISALRDEGIQLDIQFLRIMIRNEKNRRMDNPPIFDIEYDESLKKVMELIKD
- a CDS encoding WecB/TagA/CpsF family glycosyltransferase, with translation MYQNKRISILHIPIDMLTEDEMDQAVKDLLEEEQSCQICLISYADIMKAQFNREYMDCLRSSRLNIPITTTLTFAAKYLKREKPPISNPFTLVIRLLGVLERNGKSIYILGSRKKNILKSESNLKASFPGLHIVGRYSGKFSQQEEKNIIMAVRKSAPSLLLTGKGLKGNNLWIYRNRNQFPAGLTLWGKTCFEVFSGRKNKPVNSTSGQIVRKSILSIILPWKILSYILFFLFLTIEKIKNR
- a CDS encoding 16S rRNA (uracil(1498)-N(3))-methyltransferase, whose protein sequence is MKQLLVAGKLSTGKKETLRAEEFHYLCRVRRSKKGESIELSDSTSTRYSCKISEIMEDCCIIEIGEILERKVRPYSIHLYLCLCKGKKQDLMIRQATEAGSDSITLLDSTYSQVKYVKGSKEDHKYDRWRKIIKEAQQQSGSSVNTILKPFISFQDLPEIQNNRSSGFFCHQEKMGENSLDELKNNCDEIHLVIGSEGGLSTSEIEIMKNKGFSSLYLGESVLRAETASLFALAVLIATMEII